The genomic window TATTATAAGTTTTAGACAGAGAGTGGAATTCAATACCGATTTCTTTTGCGCCTGGAATTTGCATGAAACTTATAGGCCTTTTATCAAAATAAATTTCGGTGTAGGATGCGTCATGACAGACGATGACATTATATTTCATTGCATAATGTATTACTTTCTTAAAAAATTCAGGTGGGGCTATGGCCGAAGTGGGATTATTGGGATAATTAATAAATATAAGTTTTGCCCTTTGCCATATTTTAGGGGGTATTTGTTCTAAGTCTGGTAAAAAATAATTCTCCTCTTTGAGGGGCATGAAATAGCTTTCTCCTCCAGCAAAGAGAGTTCCTGTAGAATATACGGGATAGCCAGGAGACGGCACAAGGACAATATCTCCTGGATTGATAAAAGCTAATGGAATATGACCGATGCCCTCTTTAGATCCAATAAGTGATAGGACTTCTGAATCAGGATCAAGACTGACCCTGAAACGTCTCTTATACCATCTTGAGACCGCTTCTCTGTATGATAGCATGCCTTCATAAGAAGGATAACGATGGTGAGCAGGGTTTTGGACAGCTTTTTTCATGGCATTTACTATATGAGGGGGAGTTGGGAGATCAGGATCTCCGATGCTCAAATCAATAAGGTCAG from Nitrospirota bacterium includes these protein-coding regions:
- a CDS encoding LL-diaminopimelate aminotransferase — protein: MASRIKHLPPYLFASIDKMKQKAIEKGSDLIDLSIGDPDLPTPPHIVNAMKKAVQNPAHHRYPSYEGMLSYREAVSRWYKRRFRVSLDPDSEVLSLIGSKEGIGHIPLAFINPGDIVLVPSPGYPVYSTGTLFAGGESYFMPLKEENYFLPDLEQIPPKIWQRAKLIFINYPNNPTSAIAPPEFFKKVIHYAMKYNVIVCHDASYTEIYFDKRPISFMQIPGAKEIGIEFHSLSKTYNMTGWRIGFAVGNREVLKGLGKIKTNLDSGVFQAIQEAAIVALDTDDRILSTIRQTYKNRRDTLFNGLKKLGIQLSKPLATFYIWARVPAPFDSMGFVTHVLNKAGVLATPGNGFGTSGEGFVRFALTAPSARIQEATDRMQKIL